The Carassius carassius chromosome 9, fCarCar2.1, whole genome shotgun sequence genome includes a region encoding these proteins:
- the LOC132148804 gene encoding serine/threonine-protein kinase SBK1-like: MSSSPHMSRSSVDILEELQLITAEKLEKLDFNKYYEVIRELGKGTYGKVDLVIHKIRGTKMALKFLRKKTTKLRSFLREYSISLYLSPCPFIINMFGIAFETDEYYIFAQEYALAGDLFDIIPPQVGLPENIAKRCVHQVAIALDYLHCKKLVHRDIKPENVLIFDKECRKVKLSDFGMTRCAGSPVKRVSGTIPYTAPELCDPSRQEGLCVDYSTDVWAFGVLLFCMLTGNFPWEKALPSDAFYEEFVRWQHRRRRASTVPSQWRRFTDEALRMFRCLLAIEQDRRCSVEEVFSYFTHNWMLDTENGNTSHVSGGNSNSGTAMNGRQAELSSSSSEEDELVDRLKQQSLSPVYGVTKGGVIMEPVTAHYSSTSSNSPASSTGGYERVSRDNNGNNGRILVTTPIEICV, translated from the exons ATGAGCTCCTCGCCCCACATGTCCCGTTCCTCTGTTGACATCCTGGAAGAGCTGCAGCTCATCACTGCTGAGAAGCTGGAGAAGCTGGACTTCAATAAGTACTATGAGGTCATAAGGGAGCTTGGCAAGGGCACCTATGGGAAGGTGGACCTGGTCATCCACAAGATCAGAG GCACGAAAATGGCCTTGAAATTCTTGCGGAAGAAAACCACTAAGCTGAGGAGCTTCCTACGCGAGTACAGCATCTCTCTCTACCTGTCACCTTGTCCTTTCATCATCAACATGTTCGGCATTGCCTTCGAAACGGACGAATATTACATCTTCGCTCAAGAGTATGCCCTGGCAGGCGATCTCTTTGACATCATTCCTCCTCAG GTTGGACTGCCGGAGAACATTGCCAAGCGGTGTGTGCACCAGGTGGCGATTGCACTGGACTACCTGCACTGCAAGAAGCTGGTGCATCGTGACATAAAGCCGGAGAACGTCCTCATCTTTGATAAGGAGTGCCGGAAGGTGAAACTGTCAGACTTTGGCATGACACGGTGCGCTGGCTCTCCAGTGAAGCGGGTGAGCGGGACCATCCCGTACACGGCTCCAGAACTGTGCGACCCCAGTCGGCAAGAGGGCCTGTGTGTAGACTACAGCACTGATGTGTGGGCCTTTGGTGTACTTCTGTTCTGCATGCTCACTGGGAACTTCCCTTGGGAAAAAGCACTCCCATCTGATGCTTTCTACGAGGAGTTTGTGCGCTGGCAGCATCGGCGGAGGCGAGCCAGCACGGTGCCTTCACAGTGGCGTCGTTTCACTGACGAGGCGCTCCGCATGTTTCGCTGCCTGCTGGCCATCGAGCAGGACCGCCGATGCTCTGTCGAAGAGGTCTTCAGCTACTTCACCCACAACTGGATGCTTGACACGGAGAACGGCAACACCTCCCATGTCTCGGGCGGTAACAGCAACAGCGGCACAGCGATGAATGGCCGCCAGGCTGAGCTTagctcttcttcctctgaagaaGATGAGTTGGTGGACCGTTTGAAGCAGCAGAGCTTGTCGCCTGTGTATGGGGTCACCAAAGGAGGCGTCATCATGGAGCCAGTGACGGCGCACTACTCCTCTACATCCTCGAACAGCCCTGCTTCCTCCACTGGGGGCTACGAACGTGTCTCCCGAGACAACAACGGCAACAATGGCCGCATCCTGGTCACAACACCTATTGAAATATGTGTGTAG